A genome region from Streptomyces antimycoticus includes the following:
- a CDS encoding glycoside hydrolase family 28 protein produces the protein MHPRPSRRSALRTGGLLAAGALLPRLPAGQAYAATPHTGGTTPHTGAATSHTGAATDYTGAWRAVPGILDRIRPPAFPRRSFRITDYGAVGDGRTMNTVAFRAAIAACHRAGGGQVVVPEGRFLTGAIHLRSRVDLHVTAGATIAFSPDPRDFLPVVLTRWEGTECYNYSPFIYAYGARDVAVTGPGTLDGQARLGPWESWYRDSGPQGADQKLLREMGSTGAPVARRVFGDGHYLRPKMVQFYRCRNVLVSDLTIVDPPMWTVHPVLSSNVTVRGVTVDSTLYNTDGCDPECCSDVLITGCRFNTNDDCVAVKSGRDEDGHRVGVPSRNIVVRDCRFSGRWGGMTVGSEMSGGVRDIFAENCEINPPDFPGRYPVKHALYVKANKKRGGYIDGVHIRNFTGQGVERDIAFVTMAYNGGEGGTLPVSVRNIHMDRMAIDGAQTVLRLVGLDTDHLRGVHLSRSTFTGILNPDSIAYTDDLTFRRVIVNGQEVPSLPHP, from the coding sequence ATGCATCCGAGACCTTCCCGCCGCTCGGCGCTGCGCACCGGCGGTCTGCTGGCGGCAGGCGCGCTGCTCCCCCGGCTGCCCGCGGGGCAGGCGTACGCGGCCACGCCGCACACCGGCGGGACCACGCCGCACACCGGCGCGGCCACGTCGCACACCGGCGCGGCCACCGACTACACCGGGGCGTGGCGCGCGGTGCCGGGGATCCTGGACCGGATCAGGCCGCCCGCCTTCCCCCGCCGGAGCTTCAGGATCACCGACTACGGCGCGGTCGGCGACGGGCGGACGATGAACACCGTGGCGTTCCGGGCCGCCATCGCCGCCTGCCACCGGGCGGGCGGCGGCCAGGTCGTCGTCCCCGAGGGCCGCTTCCTCACCGGCGCGATCCATCTGCGCAGCCGGGTGGATCTGCATGTCACCGCGGGCGCCACCATCGCCTTCAGCCCCGATCCGCGCGACTTCCTGCCGGTGGTGCTCACCCGCTGGGAGGGCACCGAGTGCTACAACTACTCGCCCTTCATCTACGCGTACGGCGCACGGGACGTCGCGGTCACCGGGCCCGGCACCCTCGACGGGCAGGCGCGGCTGGGCCCGTGGGAGAGCTGGTACCGCGACAGCGGACCGCAGGGGGCCGATCAGAAACTGCTGCGCGAGATGGGCTCCACGGGAGCGCCGGTGGCAAGGCGCGTCTTCGGTGACGGCCACTATCTGCGGCCGAAGATGGTGCAGTTCTATCGCTGCCGCAATGTCCTGGTCAGCGACCTGACCATCGTCGACCCGCCGATGTGGACCGTGCATCCGGTGCTCTCCAGCAATGTCACCGTGCGCGGTGTCACCGTGGACAGCACGCTCTACAACACCGATGGCTGCGACCCGGAGTGCTGCTCCGACGTGCTCATCACCGGCTGCCGCTTCAACACCAACGACGACTGCGTGGCCGTCAAGTCCGGCCGGGACGAGGACGGCCACCGCGTCGGCGTACCGAGCAGGAACATCGTCGTGCGCGACTGCCGGTTCTCCGGCCGCTGGGGCGGGATGACCGTCGGCAGCGAGATGTCCGGCGGGGTGCGCGACATCTTCGCCGAGAACTGCGAGATCAACCCACCGGACTTCCCCGGCCGCTACCCCGTCAAGCACGCGCTGTACGTCAAGGCGAACAAGAAACGCGGCGGCTACATCGACGGTGTGCACATCCGGAACTTCACCGGACAGGGCGTGGAGCGCGACATCGCGTTCGTGACCATGGCCTACAACGGCGGCGAGGGCGGGACGCTGCCGGTGTCCGTGCGGAACATCCATATGGACCGCATGGCCATCGACGGCGCCCAGACGGTGCTGCGGCTGGTCGGCCTGGACACCGACCACCTGCGCGGCGTACACCTCTCCCGCTCCACCTTCACCGGCATCCTCAACCCCGACAGCATCGCCTACACCGACGACCTCACGTTCCGGCGGGTCATCGTCAATGGCCAGGAGGTGCCATCCCTGCCACACCCCTGA
- a CDS encoding amidase family protein produces the protein MLDAVSGGAPGDLGGPAPLPPGGLAAMVGRDPGRLRVGVLAHAPDHAPQVADEVREAVLDTARILERLGHEVEEAYPARMLEPRCLEAFFDALSVTAAQSVEALTRELGEEPGPDDLDPVTWLWVRRGREITGLELADALVWQNGLRAAMAHWWQGFDLLLSPVFATPPGPVGWPWREPDGLQKSVDVLTFTAPFNTTGRPAIAVPAALTESGEPSASSRRRPTDGRTCWCPWPRCWRRSAPGRHIGPRFPGREDVALLGGVVQSARARR, from the coding sequence GTGCTCGACGCGGTAAGCGGTGGCGCGCCCGGAGACCTGGGTGGCCCCGCGCCACTTCCGCCGGGCGGCCTGGCCGCGATGGTCGGCCGTGATCCGGGGCGGCTGCGGGTCGGTGTCCTCGCCCATGCGCCGGACCACGCGCCGCAGGTGGCGGATGAGGTGCGGGAGGCCGTTCTCGACACGGCCCGGATACTCGAACGGCTCGGCCACGAGGTCGAGGAGGCGTATCCGGCACGCATGCTCGAACCCCGGTGCCTCGAGGCGTTCTTCGACGCGCTGAGTGTCACCGCGGCACAGAGCGTCGAGGCGCTGACCAGGGAACTCGGCGAGGAGCCGGGCCCCGACGACCTCGACCCCGTCACCTGGCTCTGGGTGCGGCGCGGGCGGGAGATCACCGGGCTGGAGCTCGCCGACGCGCTGGTCTGGCAGAACGGGCTCCGGGCCGCCATGGCCCACTGGTGGCAGGGCTTCGACCTGCTGCTGAGCCCCGTGTTCGCCACACCGCCGGGGCCGGTGGGGTGGCCGTGGCGGGAGCCGGACGGCCTCCAGAAGTCGGTGGACGTGCTCACCTTCACCGCGCCGTTCAACACCACCGGCCGACCCGCGATCGCGGTACCGGCGGCGCTGACCGAGTCCGGCGAGCCATCGGCATCCAGCCGGCGGCGGCCTACGGACGGGAGGACCTGCTGGTGTCCGTGGCCGCGCTGCTGGAGGCGGAGCGCCCCTGGGCGTCACATCGGCCCCAGGTTTCCCGGCCGAGAGGATGTAGCGCTCCTCGGTGGGGTGGTTCAGTCCGCCAGGGCCCGGCGGTAG
- a CDS encoding amidase family protein, whose amino-acid sequence MAGRRGASASAAAGMVPVAQGGDGGGSIRIPAAFCHLVGLKPSVGRVSAGPGKSSRWGHSVPAVVTRTVRDTAAGARRGKRWRARRPGWPRATSAGRPGRDGRP is encoded by the coding sequence ATGGCCGGGCGGCGCGGCGCATCGGCTTCGGCCGCCGCGGGCATGGTGCCGGTGGCGCAGGGCGGAGACGGCGGTGGCTCGATCCGGATACCGGCCGCGTTCTGCCACCTGGTCGGCCTGAAGCCCAGTGTGGGGCGCGTCAGCGCGGGTCCGGGCAAGTCCAGCAGGTGGGGACACAGCGTCCCGGCCGTTGTCACCCGGACCGTGCGCGACACGGCGGCGGGTGCTCGACGCGGTAAGCGGTGGCGCGCCCGGAGACCTGGGTGGCCCCGCGCCACTTCCGCCGGGCGGCCTGGCCGCGATGGTCGGCCGTGA
- a CDS encoding alpha-L-fucosidase translates to MPTPRIPLRPFHISAARATHGIRATRSRWRAVCAAVVLALAIGLLAAPAKAEVHHPRQEWLRQSTAGLFLHWGMFTHPQHRDCAQWERDVTEGGWSADYWVDEARKLGASYIVLATFHSRLGYARPWPSKVPGSCATERDLLGELVAAGKAKGVHIVLYMTDDPQWHNADGVETLDSAAYSAYKGEQVDLTTRQGFGRYSYDLFLEAMEKYPDLSGFWIDNDNEYWEEHGLYEKIRERRPDWLLSNNNEDTPIMDTVSNEQKTGMTPAYDYPAAVSVPMPRLTEADYKLPTTGDWWYDGGDHEVDARLSTGRYITNAGSSIKSLMAETPMVNGKLPPQQEEFNDFMGKWVEPIKESVYGVEGGGYMYGGMRPGFWNDGAHGVVTVGRGENGDRTQYVHVVTRPSTDMVRLGDNGYTVRRVTNLRTGEKMRFSQSGGRLSILGIHDWDPYDTVFKVETDGRRPLYPQSGVGATATSARTGHPAADLADGDYETYWDSDGKLPVSVTLDLGARKHTTALAVNQREWSPTHARSSFGRPEDSARIKDYRVYASGDGKRWTRVRSGTLPSARGVQTIDIGGRDARYLKLEVRSLWGGPQAPEFYNQLRIDEIQVAYGRSKTTRTQLPLEAEARQNTSSGTVHSVACGACSGGRRVDGLGGGARNSVTYREVRAAESGDYRLQLDHTAAAASSLSVSVNDAAPVEVPVVAGSPEVPESTAVSVPLKAGANTVKVFSTARRGPGLDRIAVAPLPPASYTPKTTLTVRPHGLQWVGPGRRSLTVTATLRLDADEQLDNISLAPRLPAGWTADGGPVTARSLRLGQTVRATWTLTSPPGQDAGSADIPVTADFGLLGRQKSVSDQVKVRPLPADRIWAREAEDSANQFGSTGLTGCGPCSGAEKVRNIGGSEQAAMVFPDVVVADGGQHTLHLDYTVNGTRSFQVSVNGGPATKVTVTDTGNTTPRTTSIPVTLKPGANTIKISNDTESAPDLDRLSLGRTT, encoded by the coding sequence ATGCCCACGCCGAGGATCCCGCTCCGCCCCTTCCACATCTCTGCTGCCCGCGCCACACATGGCATCCGCGCCACCCGCTCCCGGTGGCGCGCCGTGTGCGCGGCGGTCGTACTCGCCCTGGCCATCGGCCTCCTCGCCGCCCCCGCCAAGGCCGAGGTCCACCACCCCCGGCAGGAGTGGCTGCGCCAGTCCACCGCCGGTCTCTTCCTGCACTGGGGCATGTTCACCCACCCCCAGCACCGCGACTGCGCCCAGTGGGAGCGCGATGTCACCGAGGGCGGCTGGAGCGCCGACTACTGGGTGGACGAGGCGCGAAAGCTCGGCGCCTCGTACATCGTGCTGGCCACCTTCCACAGCAGGCTGGGCTACGCCCGCCCGTGGCCGTCGAAGGTTCCCGGCAGCTGCGCCACCGAGCGCGATCTGCTCGGCGAGCTGGTGGCCGCCGGCAAGGCCAAGGGCGTGCACATCGTCCTCTACATGACCGACGACCCGCAGTGGCACAACGCGGACGGCGTCGAGACCCTGGATTCGGCCGCCTACTCCGCGTACAAGGGCGAGCAGGTCGACCTGACCACGCGCCAAGGCTTCGGCAGGTACAGCTACGACCTGTTCCTCGAGGCCATGGAGAAGTACCCGGATCTGTCGGGGTTCTGGATCGACAACGACAACGAGTACTGGGAGGAGCACGGCCTCTACGAGAAGATCCGCGAGCGCCGCCCGGACTGGCTGCTGAGCAACAACAACGAAGACACGCCGATCATGGACACGGTCAGCAATGAGCAGAAGACCGGCATGACCCCGGCGTACGACTACCCCGCCGCCGTGAGCGTTCCCATGCCCCGGCTGACCGAGGCCGACTACAAGCTGCCGACCACCGGCGACTGGTGGTACGACGGCGGTGACCACGAGGTCGACGCCCGGCTCAGCACCGGCCGTTACATCACCAACGCGGGCTCCTCCATCAAGTCGCTCATGGCCGAGACGCCCATGGTGAACGGCAAACTCCCGCCCCAGCAGGAGGAGTTCAACGACTTCATGGGCAAGTGGGTCGAGCCCATCAAGGAGTCGGTGTACGGCGTCGAGGGCGGCGGCTATATGTACGGCGGTATGCGGCCCGGCTTCTGGAACGACGGCGCCCACGGCGTGGTCACCGTGGGCCGGGGCGAGAACGGCGACCGCACCCAGTACGTGCACGTGGTCACCCGGCCCAGTACGGACATGGTGCGGCTGGGCGACAACGGCTACACCGTGCGCCGGGTCACCAATCTCCGCACCGGCGAGAAGATGCGCTTCAGCCAGTCGGGCGGCCGGCTGTCCATCCTCGGCATCCATGACTGGGATCCGTACGACACCGTCTTCAAGGTCGAGACCGACGGCCGCCGGCCCCTCTACCCGCAGTCCGGTGTCGGCGCCACCGCCACCTCCGCGCGGACCGGCCACCCGGCGGCCGACCTCGCCGACGGCGACTACGAGACCTACTGGGACAGCGACGGCAAGCTGCCCGTCTCCGTCACCCTCGACCTCGGCGCCCGCAAGCACACCACGGCGCTGGCGGTGAACCAGCGCGAGTGGTCACCGACCCACGCCCGGTCGTCCTTCGGGCGCCCCGAGGATTCCGCGCGCATCAAGGACTACCGCGTCTACGCCAGCGGCGACGGCAAGCGCTGGACGCGGGTGCGCTCCGGCACCCTGCCCAGCGCCCGCGGGGTGCAGACCATCGACATCGGCGGCCGCGACGCCCGCTATCTGAAGCTGGAGGTGCGCAGCCTGTGGGGCGGCCCGCAGGCACCGGAGTTCTACAACCAGTTGCGCATCGACGAGATCCAGGTGGCCTACGGCCGCTCGAAGACCACCCGCACCCAGCTGCCGCTGGAGGCCGAGGCACGGCAGAACACGTCGTCGGGCACGGTCCACTCGGTGGCATGCGGCGCCTGCTCGGGCGGCCGGCGTGTGGACGGTCTCGGCGGCGGCGCGCGCAACTCCGTGACGTACCGCGAGGTCCGCGCCGCCGAAAGCGGTGACTACCGGCTTCAGTTGGACCACACCGCGGCGGCCGCCTCCTCGCTGTCCGTGAGCGTCAACGACGCGGCGCCGGTCGAGGTCCCGGTCGTCGCGGGCAGCCCCGAGGTGCCGGAGAGCACGGCGGTGTCCGTACCGCTCAAGGCGGGCGCCAACACGGTGAAGGTCTTCAGCACCGCGCGCCGCGGCCCCGGGCTGGACCGGATCGCGGTGGCCCCGCTGCCCCCGGCCTCGTACACACCCAAGACCACGCTCACCGTCCGGCCGCACGGTCTGCAGTGGGTCGGCCCCGGCCGGCGGTCCCTCACGGTCACGGCCACGCTCCGGCTCGACGCCGACGAGCAGCTCGACAACATCAGCCTCGCCCCCCGGCTGCCGGCCGGCTGGACCGCGGACGGCGGCCCGGTCACGGCCCGGTCGCTGCGGCTCGGCCAGACGGTGCGGGCCACCTGGACGCTGACCTCCCCGCCCGGCCAGGACGCCGGTTCGGCCGACATCCCCGTCACGGCGGACTTCGGGCTGCTCGGCCGGCAGAAGTCGGTCTCCGACCAGGTCAAGGTGCGGCCACTGCCCGCCGACCGGATCTGGGCGCGCGAGGCGGAGGACTCGGCCAACCAGTTCGGCAGCACGGGCCTCACCGGCTGCGGACCCTGCTCCGGGGCCGAGAAGGTGCGCAACATCGGCGGCAGCGAGCAGGCGGCCATGGTCTTCCCCGATGTCGTCGTCGCCGACGGCGGGCAGCACACGCTCCACCTCGACTACACGGTCAACGGCACCCGCTCGTTCCAGGTGAGCGTCAACGGCGGCCCGGCGACGAAGGTGACCGTCACCGACACCGGGAACACCACCCCGCGCACGACCTCCATCCCCGTCACCCTCAAGCCCGGCGCCAACACCATCAAGATCTCCAACGACACCGAGTCCGCCCCCGACCTCGACCGGCTCTCCCTCGGCCGGACCACCTGA
- a CDS encoding L-threonylcarbamoyladenylate synthase — translation MAKYFDVHPDNPQQRTISNVADRIRSGGLIAYPTDSCFALGCQMGNRDGINQIRSIRNLDDRHHFTLMCQNFAQLGQFVHIDKDVFRAIKAATPGSYTFILPATKEVPRQLPHPKKKTVGVRIPDHVVTQALLAELGEPLLSSTLLLPDEDEPMTQGWEIKERLDHVLDAVVDSGDCGTEPTTVIDFSSGEAEIVRRGAGDTARFE, via the coding sequence ATGGCGAAGTATTTCGATGTGCATCCCGATAACCCTCAGCAGCGCACCATCAGCAATGTGGCCGACAGGATCCGCTCCGGCGGGCTGATCGCCTATCCGACGGACTCCTGCTTCGCGCTGGGATGCCAGATGGGCAATCGTGACGGAATCAATCAAATCCGGTCGATTCGCAACCTCGACGACCGTCACCACTTCACCCTGATGTGCCAGAACTTCGCGCAGCTGGGCCAGTTCGTGCATATCGACAAGGACGTGTTCCGCGCGATCAAGGCAGCGACGCCCGGCAGTTACACCTTCATCCTCCCGGCGACGAAGGAGGTACCGCGTCAGCTTCCGCATCCGAAGAAGAAGACGGTCGGAGTCCGGATCCCCGACCATGTCGTCACCCAGGCCCTGCTCGCCGAGCTCGGTGAGCCACTGCTCTCCAGCACCCTGCTGCTCCCCGACGAGGACGAGCCGATGACGCAGGGCTGGGAGATCAAGGAACGGCTCGACCATGTGCTGGACGCCGTGGTCGACTCGGGGGACTGCGGCACCGAGCCGACCACGGTCATCGACTTCTCCAGCGGCGAGGCCGAGATCGTACGCCGGGGGGCGGGTGACACAGCACGGTTCGAGTAG